A window of Scophthalmus maximus strain ysfricsl-2021 chromosome 10, ASM2237912v1, whole genome shotgun sequence contains these coding sequences:
- the LOC118283459 gene encoding N-acylneuraminate-9-phosphatase has translation MRPTTPSMHFSPSRASAVERPVYFQLVCPSTMAGQTVKAVLFDLDNTLIETSRAGGAAMRKTSELLKTTLGLDDNTTGVICDKFKQKLFHEQFDPAAGRSIDDVRVGHWEESIQETVSGSRTPSLAAQCYSMWKNSRLEVLSLSPQIRDLLRQLRSRYKLLLLTNGEAQTQREKVEAVGCEEFFDAIVIGGEHAEQKPFASIFTLCFNTLGVEAQDCVMVGDSLDTDIQGGFDARVRATVWISSAGGAVADGSVIPDYTIPTVLDLPHILAQLK, from the exons ATGAGACCTAcaactcccagcatgcacttcTCACCCAGCCGCGCTTCCGCAGTGGAACGACCGGTGTATTTTCAGCTCGTGTGCCCCTCGACGATGGCCGGTCAGACTGTGAAGGCGGTGTTGTTCGACCTGGACAACACGCTCATTGAAACAAGTCGGGCGGGCGGAGCGGCGATGCGAAAG aCCAGTGAACTCCTGAAGACCACACTTGGCCTAGACGACAACACCACCGGGGTCATTTGTGACAAGTTTAAGCAGAAGCTCTTCCATGAGCAATTTGACCCTGCAGCAGGACGGTCCATAGATGATGTGCGGGTGGGTCACTGGGAGGAGAGCATCCAGGAGACTGTGAGCGGTAGTCGCACGCCCTCTCTCGCGGCTCAATGCTACTCCATGTGGAAAAATAGTCGCCTGGAGGTTCTCAGTCTGTCCCCTCAAATACGCGACCTCCTCAGACAACTGCGCAGCAGatacaagctgctgctgctgaccaacGGTGAGGCTCAGACCCAGAGGGAGAAGGTGGAGGCGGTCGGATGCGAGGAGTTCTTCGATGCCATTGTGATTGGGGGAGAACATGCGGAGCAGAAGCCATTCGCGTCCATCTTCACGTTGTGTTTCAACACGCTGGGGGTGGAGGCGCAGGACTGCGTGATGGTCGGAGACTCTCTGGACACAGATATCCAGGGGGGCTTTGATGCGAGAGTACGGGCCACAGTTTGGATCAGCAGCGCAGGCGGCGCTGTGGCAGATGGCTCAGTGATACCAGACTACACTATCCCTACTGTGTTAGACCTGCCACATATTCTGGCACAACTGAAGTAA